The genomic stretch AAACATCACTAAGTAAAATGAGATGCGTTTAACTATTTTGCCCCACTCACTTTCTCTGCAGGTTCTTGATTTTAGTTAAAGATGTATTTTCAGGGCTAAAATCATACctaaaattttttctccttctccccgaCCTCCAGCTACATTTCTCTGCAGCAATGAGGAGGGGGATGGAAGACtttagggaaggagaaaaaagataaaaataattgcccTGTCCCATATCCCCTACTTCCCCATCAAACTGATTTATATAACGTGGCTTACATCTTGTCCTTGCACGTTGGTAGAAATgcaaaaaaccaccccaaaacaaaacaaaaaacccttgcaCCTTTCTAAACCTGTACCATTCTTTGGCCCCCTCCCCACTTTACATTCCAGCCATCTCCAATGCAGTTTTACTTTTTAGCAACTGACTAGGACTATCCCTtcaaccccctccccacccaacccCCATCCCCATCAGGGGGTAGTGATATGTATGAACATGAATTCTTTGGAGTCTGCATATGGCTTTAcaatctcctcttctttctctacttctcCTTGCCCCCTTTCTCCATCACGTGAAGTGCTGGTAGCTACCCGGTTCTAACGTGCATATATCCTCTTTAGGATTGGCTGCGGCAGTGACAGCTCGGACTGCGATTGTATGATCTGACGCTCCACCCCCTTCACGATGGCCCTGGGACCATTCATAAACTAAACAACTCCAGCAAACctcgagacagagagagagagagagagagagagagagaggctgagaCTCGCACACCAgagtgaaagggggagggggggtgaaggagacagagacagcaggaaagagacagagatagagccAGAGAGATAGGAGCAGGCTGAAGAGAGGGACGGGGgtaggaagagagacagaaacagaggctCTCTCTGAATGCAACataaagggggaggagaagaaaaacccAGGGCCATAACAACTACACCCCAGATGCGACGCAAGCAACAACTTCGTCAAGATAACACAGATTCTGTGAGAgacaaaattataaattgcaaaaTAGAAATGAATCTCAAACAACTTCCACCCGTTTGTACCTAGAGAAAGACAAGATATCCTTTCGAATCAAACAAATTGGGTCCAGAAAACGCCTCCagcaggaaaagaaggaaaacacaACAACATCAGAAGCGCTCCAAGAGGCAGAGCAAACACTGAAAGCAGCGCACCTCCTGTGAACCTCGGATGCTGCCATGGACTGAGTTGCACTTTTCCGCCCAGAGCATTAATTACAGCCTTTTCTTCTGAATTTGGAGGAGGGATAAAACAGAGTGTAAACTCTCTCAATCCCATCGGGCCTTATTAGACTGAGGACTTCTTGCATCCTTGGAGATAAGTTTTCCAATGAACCATTCAGCCCATATTGATatttagccttttttttcttttaaaggctgCACTTAGCACTTAAAAGACGGGCGTTTCCAAGTTTGCTGGAACTGTCTCTTTTACCAACAAGGTTTTTGGCTTAAAATTCAATCCCTTTGGGAAGTAAGCCTGGATCCTTTTGCATACCTATAACTGCCCCCAGAAAACTTcgttttgaaaatcaaaagaagtAACAACAACCGAACGCTATTTCaggtactttaattttttttaatcacttttctACGAGGAGGAGGGAATAACAGATAAAGAAGTGgagtgagaaaggaaggggagccAGAGATAGCAGCCCCACAGCTGGGGTGGAAAATAAGAGGAAAGTgaaattggagggggggggggggagttggagTAAGTGGTTGCCTTTTTTTGCAAGCCACAGGGCTACCACCAGTGAGTGAACCTTGGATCCCTCAACGTACTGCGAGACGCCGGTGTATAGCCCGGACCTGTGCCCCAACATGATCGCGGCTCAGGCCAAGCTGGTGTACCAGCTCAATAAGTACTACACAGAGCGCTGTCAGGCGCGCAAGGCGGCAATTGCCAAGACGATCCGAGAGGTCTGTAAAGTGGTCTCCGATGTGCTTAAGGAAGTGGAGGTGCAAGAGCCTCGATTCATCAGCTCCCTGAGTGAGATCGATGCCCGATATGAAGGGCTGGAAGTCATCTCCCCCACCGAGTTCGAGGTGGTGCTCTACCTAAACCAGATGGGCGTTTTCAACTTCGTGGACGACGGCTCGCTGCCCGGCTGTGCAGTCCTCAAGCTGAGTGACGGTCGAAAGAGAAGCATGTCTCTCTGGGTGGAGTTCATCACCGCATCAGGCTACCTCTCGGCGCGCAAGATCCGCTCACGCTTCCAGACGCTGGTGGCTCAGGCAGTAGACAAGTGCAGCTATCGGGACGTAGTGAAAATGATTGCGGACACTAGCGAGGTGAAGTTGCGCATCCGGGAGCGCTATGTGGTGCAAATCACGCCGGCGTTCAAGTGCACTGGGATCTGGCCCCGCAGCGCGGCCCAGTGGCCTATGCCGCACATTCCTTGGCCTGGCCCCAACCGGGTGGCAGAGGTCAAGGCCGAAGGGTTCAACTTGCTCTCCAAGGAGTGCTACTCCTTGACAGGCAAGCAGAGTTCGGCGGAGAGTGACGCCTGGGTGCTTCAGTTCGGAGAAGCTGAAAACCGACTGCTGATGGGAGGCTGCCGGAACAAGTGCTTATCAGTGCTGAAGACTCTGCGGGACCGTCACCTGGAGCTGCCAGGCCAGCCGCTCAACAATTATCACATGAAAACGTTGCTGCTGTATGAGTGCGAGAAACACCCTCGGGAAACTGACTGGGACGAAGCGTGCCTAGGAGACAGGCTCAACGGCATCCTGCTGCAGCTCATCTCGTGTCTGCAGTGCCGACGATGCCCCCACTATTTTTTGCCCAATCTCGACCTCTTTCAGGGCAAGCCTCATTCGGCTCTGGAGAGCGCAGCTAAACAGACCTGGAGGTTGGCCAGAGAGATTCTCACCAATCCCAAAAGCCTGGATAAATTATAGGGTGGTGGAAACTACttagaaaaacaagaacaacatacTCCTATCACattgcagaaaaacaaaaactccaaaacacacatttttatttaatcaccaagcaagaaggaaaaaaatcctaacCACCAGAtagaagaacatttaaaaaacaaatcatcttGTACAGGAGTGAtctttcttccaaaaaaaaaaatgtgaatttaaaaGATCACACAAAAGAAGCATTCGGACTTTGCCACAACAAAACGAAACCCAAGGTACATTTTCAAATCCATGTATAGTagtcttttcctccttttatctcctctattttgtttttgtttgcctgAATGTTGTcaccaagtgaaaaaaaattatttaactatATGTacaaatttctcttttaaaagttttactgATGTTAAATGTATTTCAGTGCCAACGTCAGCTTATGTGCCCTTCTCTCTCTTGCACCTCTATCCTCACCCTAAACCCACTTGTTGAAAAcagtaataaaatattactttaacTTTGCATCGACTTTTGTGGATTGTTTTTAAACAGGGCAGGTGAAATGTCAAATAAAGAACAGAATTTTTGAAGCTAAAGTATGCAGAATCAAACCAAAGTCTGATCTTTACCATTCACAAAAATAGTTGTAATCTTGCAGAACGCATCCTGCTAATTTATTTTAGGCTTAAGGCTGTGCTTTAAGAcagataaatattaatatatctgcatatacatatatattcaaccTTAATTGGTAAATGTGATTCATtcacattaaaaattaatatatttgctTTCTTATCccaaaacgaaaaaaaaaactatttcagtTTGACTTTGAAATGCAAGGAAACATTTATAGATCTTCTCTGAATTATTAATGCTGTTAGTTGATTTTCTCCCCTATAATCATTTATCCTCTCCAGGCttttaagtaaataataaaaCTTAGCAATGTATCAGACAACCATACCAATAAAACACAAAAATGCAATAGTTAtaaatgggaaagagaaatacAATTTTCTTGAGTCcttatagtattctttttttttttgactatttaaactttaaaatagctAACCTTATATTTCATTCCACTACAAAATGATTACTGGTTTATTTTGCTGAAGGTAATTATTTTGCTGAGGGTGTATTGAAGGTATTTAGAGGcaattaaaattgaaaatatgGGATATATATTTGATGCATAAGAAAAAAACTTCTATAAATTTAGAACAAAATTACTTCAAAGTCTTGGAATATATCTGAAAAAGTATGGGAGAAATATATTGTTCAATTTTAGGAGAGTTCTATTATATTGCCTCCTATCAAAACCACACTTAAAATAATCACCAAACTGAAAATATGCTTAGGTATAATTAtgtcaaatatttttattcagtatttAAGTTTGTACCTCAAACTTGCAAAGTGACTTAATTCTTAATTTCTAAGAAATGCAAGAAAGTAAAGTAGAAACAAACTTTTTATTTGGACACAAATCAAAAGCCTAAAGCAAGAGACTTGGGATTAAAGTCCACTTTGAGTTCTGAAAACATGGCTCACCTAATAAAAATGGGTTTAGCTTGCAGGGATTACTGTTTCTtagtttaaaacaaaataaaacatactcctagatgaaaaatataaatttgtgaTCTTGTCAGAGTTGAACTTATTTCCACTCTAAAGGCAtggtttactttaaaaaaagaaacctaggctcactttttcatttttatgattcAGACAAATactaagagaatttttaaaaatcatcagttatatatatatatattctaatacaAATATAGTATTACTCTTGGGAATATTTTCTAAACCActtgtaaataaaaataacttaaatttatgtagttttgcaaaatgctttcctcaccaTTGATCCTATAAAGTAGGTAAGTGTTAGCAGATAACTAATGATTAGGGGAGGACAAGTAAGCTCGTAGAAGAGCTGAAAACAAAAAATGGCCAACTTTTTACTTCTTGATTAATTTGCCAACACCTGGAGCCACCCACTTTTTCCCTTAAGTAGAAAGACAATCTTTAAGGCTTCATGGtctttacattttcaaaaatttccAGAACTTAATTTTTAGTTTTGTAAATCTGTACTTTTCCTACCTCTTTCAATTTAATACAAACCACTGACCtaagaaaaaataagtttatCATATACACGTCTTGACTTTAGTTCTCTAACTTACCAAAAACAGACACCACCCAGGCCTCTAAACTCAAAAGTTCAAATACTATTAAGctagaaaatgaattttaaaacaaaaattcacaCTTCTTTTTTCTAGTCCCAGACTGTAATCCCTGCTAGACATTTTAGCCAGGTTGCAGTGGTTCATCGTGGTCTTTGGGGATCCTAAAAGCTGCTCAATCCCTAACAAGCaacaatgaaagagaaattaaatgatgctGGACAGAAtacaacagaaaaacagaaagtaCAGCTGTTCTCAAAGCTGTTCCAATGACACCAGACATAAGAGGACTCTTGGCCTAAGAAGGGGCCCATTCCAATACCTGTTCATTGACCTGGTATTGTATGCTGACTTGCCAACTACCAGTAATTATAAAATTCAAGTAATTTTTCAAGTTAAAAGCCCTTCTCCTATCAATTTTAACTACACTTTAACTACACAATGAAATCCAAAGAGC from Dromiciops gliroides isolate mDroGli1 chromosome 6, mDroGli1.pri, whole genome shotgun sequence encodes the following:
- the MAB21L2 gene encoding protein mab-21-like 2, encoding MIAAQAKLVYQLNKYYTERCQARKAAIAKTIREVCKVVSDVLKEVEVQEPRFISSLSEIDARYEGLEVISPTEFEVVLYLNQMGVFNFVDDGSLPGCAVLKLSDGRKRSMSLWVEFITASGYLSARKIRSRFQTLVAQAVDKCSYRDVVKMIADTSEVKLRIRERYVVQITPAFKCTGIWPRSAAQWPMPHIPWPGPNRVAEVKAEGFNLLSKECYSLTGKQSSAESDAWVLQFGEAENRLLMGGCRNKCLSVLKTLRDRHLELPGQPLNNYHMKTLLLYECEKHPRETDWDEACLGDRLNGILLQLISCLQCRRCPHYFLPNLDLFQGKPHSALESAAKQTWRLAREILTNPKSLDKL